DNA from Parus major isolate Abel unplaced genomic scaffold, Parus_major1.1 Scaffold713, whole genome shotgun sequence:
NNNNNNNNNNNNNNNNNNNNNNNNNNNNNNNNNNNNNNNNNNNNNNNNNNNNNNNNNNNNNNNNNNNNNNNNNNNNNNNNNNNNNNNNNNNNNNNNNNNNNNNNNNNNNNNNNNNNNNNNNNNNNNNNNNNNNNNNNNNNNNNNNNNNNNNNNNNNNNNNNNNNNNNNNNNNNNNNNNNNNNNNNNNNNNNNNNNNNNNNNNNNNNNNNNNNNNNNNNNNNNNNNNNNNNNNNNNNNNNNNNNNNNNNNNNNNNNNNNNNNNNNNNNNNNNNNNNNNNNNNNNNNNNNNNNNNNNNNNNNNNNNNNNNNNNNNNNNNNNNNNNNNNNNNNNNNNNNNNNNNNNNNNNNNNNNNNNNNNNNNNNNNNNNNNNNNNNNNNNNNNNNNNNNNNNNNNNNNNNNNNNNNNNNNNNNNNNNNNNNNNNNNNNNNNNNNNNNNNNNNNNNNNNNNNNNNNNNNNNNNNNNNNNNNNNNNNNNNNNNNNNNNNNNNNNNNNNNNNNNNNNNNNNNNNNNNNNNNNNNNNNNNNNNNNNNNNNNNNNNNNNNNNNNNNNNNNNNNNNNNNNNNNNNNNNNNNNNNNNNNNNNNNNNNNNNNNNNNNNNNNNNNNNNNNNNNNNNNGTCCCCACAGAGCCCGGCGGGGCCCCCCCGTTATGAGGAGTCGACGGCCGAGTTTGAGTTCGTGGAGCGGCTGCTGCCCCCCAGCCGCATCCCCGACCCTCCCCCGCACCCCAAATATCCCACCCCGTCCGGCTGGAGCCCCCCCGCAGGTCAGCTCATTAACCCCGGCGTAATTAACCGCGGGAGGGGCTGATTATTAATTGCCTGGGGTCATTAACGCCCCTTGTGCCCTCTGAGAATAAGCCGCAGCTTAATGACCTTGTGGGAGAAGCTTGATTACCCCTGGGGGGGTGCTAATTACTCCGGGAGGGTGCTAATTACCCCTGGGGGGTGTTAATGACCTCGGGGGGTGCTAATTACCTCGGGGGAGGACCCCAAAATATTCCCTTCGAAAGGGAATTCTTCACCCCAAACCAAATAGGGAAGAGGATTTATTTACCCCAAATTGCCccagagtgtgtgtgtgtgtgttaattACTTTGAGAGACTGTTAATTACCCTCAGGGCCTGTTAATTACCCTCAGGGGGTGTTAATTACCCCCAGGGGCTGTTAATTACCATCGGGGGAGTGcccaaaatatttcccaatAGGGGGAATTATTGATTCCAAATCAAGTAGTGAAGAGAACTGACTCGGCTTGGGGTGGGTGGAATTCCCTCTGGGGAGTGTTAATTCCCTCTGGGGGTGTTAATTACCCCCGGAGGGTGTTAATTACCCCCGGGGATGTTAATTACCCCCAGGGCCCCCCCCGGACCTGCCGTACTTCGTTCGCCGCTCTCGCCTGCACAACCTCCCGGTGTACCTGGGCCAGCGGCAGGGCCGGCGCCTCACGGCGCTGCGCCACATCCACGGCGACATCTGGGTGAGTGGGGGGCTTTGGGGGGGTCCGGGGGGGTCTCTGGGGTCCCGCTGACCCCCCCCGTGCCCCCCCAGGCGCTGGAGCGGGACCTGAGGGCGTTCCTGGGCTCGCTGGGGGTCGGCGAGGTGCAGGCGCAGGTGAACGAGGTGACGGGGACGCTGCGGctcaggggacactgggggcCCGAGGTGCGGCAGTGGCTGCTCCAGAGGGGCTTCTAGAGACCCCCAAACCTGCGGGGGAGCCCCAAATCTGCCGGGGGATCTGCTGTGGGTACACCTGGAGCATCCTGGAATGGACCCTAGACAGTGCAAACATCTGCTGGGGGCACCTCCAGATCCATGGGGGCAGCTTGGAATCCACCTGGGCACCCCAAAATCTGTTTGAGGGACCTCCAGATCCACCTGGGCACCCCAAAATCTGTTTGGGGGACCTCCAGATCCACCTGAAACTCCCCAAAATCTGTTTGGGGGACCTCCAGGTCCACCTGGACACCCCAGAATCTGTTTGGGGGACCTCCAGATCCACCTGAAACACCCCAAAATCTGTTTGGGGGACCTCCAGATCCACCTGGACACCCCAAAATCTGTTTGGGGCACCTCCAGATCCACCTGGGCACCCCAGAATCCGTTTGGGGGACCTCCAGATCCACCTGGGCACCCCAGAATGTGTTGGGAGCAGCTCAAAATCCACAGGGGGAGCTTGGAATCCACCTGGGCCCCTCCAAATCCACCTGGAGCATCCCAAAATCTGCCTGGAGGCTGCAAAATCCCTCTGGAGAACCNNNNNNNNNNNNNNNNNNNNNNNNNNNNNNNNNNNNNNNNNNNNNNNNNNNNNNNNNNNNNNNNNNNNNNNNNNNNNNNNNNNNNNNNNNNNNNNNNNNNNNNNNNNNNNNNNNNNNNNNNNNNNNNNNNNNNNNNNNNNNNNNNNNNNNNNNNNNNNNNNNNNNNNNNNNNNNNNNNNNNNNNNNNNNNNNNNNNNNNNNNNNNNNNNNNNNNNNNNNNNNNNNNNNNNNNNNNNNNNNNNNNNNNNNNNNNNNNNNNNNNNNNNNNNNNNNNNNNNNNNNNNNNNNNNNNNNNNNNNNNNNNNNNNNNNNNNNNNNNNNNNNNNNNNNNNNNNNNNNNNNNNNNNNNNNNNNNNNNNNNNNNNNNNNNNNNNNNNNNNNNNNNNNNNNNNNNNNNNNNNNNNNNNNNNNNNNNNNNNNNNNNNNNNNNNNNNNNNNNNNNNNNNNNNNNNNNNNNNNNNNNNNNNNNNNNNNNNNNNNNNNNNNNNNNNNNNNNNNNNNNNNNNNNNNNNNNNNNNNNNNNNNNNNNNNNNNNNNNNNNNNNNNNNNNNNNNNNNNNNNNNNNNNNNNNNNNNNNNNNNNNNNNNNNNNNNNNNNNNNNNNNNNNNNNNNNNNNNNNNNNNNNNNNNNNNNNNNNNNNNNNNNNNNNNNNNNNNNNNNNNNNNNNNNNNNNNNNNNNNNNNNNNNNNNNNNNNNNNNNNNNNNNNNNNNNNNNNNNNNNNNNNNNNNNNNNNNNNNNNNNNNNNNNNNNNNNNNNNNNNNNNNNNNNNNNNNNNNNNNNNNNNNNNNNNNNNNNNNNNNNNNNNNNNNNNNNNNNNNNNNNNNNNNNNNNNNNNNNNNNNNNNNNNNNNNNNNNNNNNNNNNNNNNNNNNNNNNNNNNNNNNNNNNNNNNNNNNNNNNNNNNNNNNNNNNNNNNNNNNNNNNNNNNNNNNNNNNNNNNNNNNNNNNNNNNNNNNNNNNNNNNNNNNNNNNNNNNNNNNNNNNNNNNNNNNNNNNNNNNNNNNNNNNNNNNNNNNNNNNNNNNNNNNNNNNNNNNNNNNNNNNNNNNNNNNNNNNNNNNNNNNNNNNNNNNNNNNNNNNNNNNNNNNNNNNNNNNNNNNNNNNNNNNNNNNNNNNNNNNNNNNNNNNNNNNNNNNNNNNNNNNNNNNNNNNNNNNNNNNNNNNNNNNNNNNNNNNNNNNNNNNNNNNNNNNNNNNNNNNNNNNNNNNNNNNNNNCGCTCCCGGGCTCTCACCGCCGTCCCCGTCCCCCTCCAGCGCTCCCCGGTCCCACCCGGGCCCTCCTCGGGCTCCTCCGCCGCCGTCGCGCTGCGCGGGACCCGGATGTGGCGGGACAGAGCGGCCGCGGGGGCGATGGCGCCGCCTGGCGGCCGGGAGGACCCGCGGGACAACCATAGAGACGCGCCCGGCGGCCAGAGCGGCTTCCGGTGCTGCAGCCACAACCATAGAGACCGGAAGGAGAGGCCAgagcagcccatggaggagcgcaccagtataaaccagtacaAACCAGTATGGGGCGCGCCGCACCAAGCGCTGAGGCTCTGGCGGGcgaacagcagcacagggcgATGCTGAGCGCCCACGAAAACCTCAGGGGCTGCGAAACCATCGTGAAGCGGCCACAGAGACGCTGAGGGAGAACCATAGAGAGGCGGGCGGGGCCGCGCGCCCCCTGGCGGGCGGGAGGAGCCGAGCTTTACTGCAACCTTTATTGCCGTATTTACATCGGAGCTGGTAAAAATTTGTACattatttacaaattaaataattccGCCACCGctttggggggaaaaggagCGATTTGGAGGGGTCCAGAGCCCCCCCCGGAACGATCCTCCCCCCTCCCCGTGGCTTTACCCCAAAACGAGGCAATTTTGAGGAatccacccaaaaaaaaacttcaaacaGACCCCAAAAAAACTGATGATTTTGGCTCAAAATGAGTAAAAAGCAACACGAAAGGGT
Protein-coding regions in this window:
- the MRPL49 gene encoding 39S ribosomal protein L49, mitochondrial, with the translated sequence MGRDIATEKGWRLKRGDIAIGKRWRLKRGDIAIEQQQQPQSPAGPPRYEESTAEFEFVERLLPPSRIPDPPPHPKYPTPSGWSPPAGPPPDLPYFVRRSRLHNLPVYLGQRQGRRLTALRHIHGDIWALERDLRAFLGSLGVGEVQAQVNEVTGTLRLRGHWGPEVRQWLLQRGF